From Daucus carota subsp. sativus chromosome 6, DH1 v3.0, whole genome shotgun sequence, the proteins below share one genomic window:
- the LOC108225588 gene encoding nuclear transport factor 2 isoform X1, with translation MYPSFFPRSCNSSAPWFRALTESSFLVLSIFKMTVPGATHFDPMFFTTEAIGNAFVGQYYYVLCNSPGLAPKFYNESSILSRPNSDGIMTSVTTLKDIEEKLKSLNFVNSLPQIETVDAQDSYHSGIIVVVTGSLSGTDNVRRKFTQTFFLAPQEKGYFVLNDVFRCVGEAEQLEMYSKPVDCDNESSPTAPLVSTTVLPSVTLVSENVESVALNGEEEACNLLDKEKEPEMIKETFDEQTNTTVQDYKETVNSSDSSGNLKEVKSYASMVKVPKDAASGGSNLRWTPTKTSPRTLGSTNLSVEPTASPLTSDIGPQSTSLKGAKGHSIYIRNLPLDATVVLVSEEFARFGPINDGGVQVKTHKDYGYRYGFVEFQSLDSMQNAVKESPLKIGGRRVVVEEKRSTIRVGSTTGDGERFISERGIFQNSRFRGDGYFGGRGYGRNELRNNGKLTSRPKSNGGRYTEYRYQRVDRS, from the exons ATGACAGTTCCAGGAGCAACTCATTTTGATCCAATGTTTTTCACTACTGAAGCAATCGGAAATGCCTTTGTTGGCCAGTACTATTATGTACTGTGCAACTCCCCAGGGCTGGCTCCTAAATTTTATAATGAATCTAGTATTCTAAGCCGACCAAATTCGGATGGCATTATGACATCAGTGACTACCTTGAAA GATATTGAAGAAAAATTGAAGTCACTGAATTTTGTGAATTCTTTGCCACAAATTGAGACAGTAGATGCTCAAGACTCTTATCATTCAGGGATCATTGTTGTTGTCACAGGTTCTTTAAGTGGAACAGATAATGTGAGGAGGAAATTCACTCAAACTTTCTTTTTAGCTCCACAAGAGAAGGGGTATTTTGTGCTGAACGATGTTTTTAGGTGTGTCGGGGAAGCTGAGCAGTTGGAGATGTACTCCAAACCAGTTGATTGTGATAATGAAAGTTCTCCAACTGCTCCCTTGGTGTCTACTACAG TTCTTCCTTCTGTTACCTTGGTCTCTGAAAATGTTGAAAGTGTAGCTCTGAATGGTGAAGAGGAAGCTTGTAATCTCTTGGATAAGGAGAAAGAACCTGAGATGATAAAAGAGACTTTTGATGAACAGACAAATACTACTGTTCAGGATTATAAAGAAACGGTGAACAGCTCAGATTCATCTGGAAATCTGAAAGAAGTTAAATCTTATGCATCAATG GTAAAGGTACCAAAGGATGCTGCAAGTGGAGGTAGTAATTTAAGGTGGACTCCTACTAAAACTAGTCCCAGAACACTTGGGTCTACAAATCTTTCTGTTGAACCAACTGCATCACCTCTAACCAGCGATATTGGTCCCCAAAGTACTAGTCTTAAAGGAG CTAAAGGGCATTCCATCTACATACGGAATCTGCCTTTAGATGCTACAGTGGTCCTCGTTAGTGAAGAATTTGCAAGGTTTGGGCCTATAAATGATGGTGGTGTACAAGTCAAAACTCATAAG GATTATGGATATCGTTACGGCTTTGTTGAATTTCAATCTTTGGACTCCATGCAGAATGCAGTGAAG GAATCACCTCTTAAAATTGGGGGACGTCGTGTTGTGGTGGAGGAGAAGAGATCTACTATTAGAG TTGGAAGCACCACCGGAGATGGTGAGAGGTTCATCTCCGAGAGGGGTATATTTCAGAACAGCAGGTTTAGGGGAGATGGTTACTTTGGTGGCAGGGGATATGGCAGGAATGAGCTTAGGAACAATGGGAAGCTCACAAGCCGGCCAAAGAGTAACGGTGGAAGATACACTGAGTATCGCTATCAACGTGTGGACCGGAGTTGA
- the LOC108225588 gene encoding nuclear transport factor 2 isoform X2: MYPSFFPRSCNSSAPWFRALTESSFLVLSIFKMTVPGATHFDPMFFTTEAIGNAFVGQYYYVLCNSPGLAPKFYNESSILSRPNSDGIMTSVTTLKDIEEKLKSLNFVNSLPQIETVDAQDSYHSGIIVVVTGSLSGTDNVRRKFTQTFFLAPQEKGYFVLNDVFRCVGEAEQLEMYSKPVDCDNESSPTAPLVSTTALNGEEEACNLLDKEKEPEMIKETFDEQTNTTVQDYKETVNSSDSSGNLKEVKSYASMVKVPKDAASGGSNLRWTPTKTSPRTLGSTNLSVEPTASPLTSDIGPQSTSLKGAKGHSIYIRNLPLDATVVLVSEEFARFGPINDGGVQVKTHKDYGYRYGFVEFQSLDSMQNAVKESPLKIGGRRVVVEEKRSTIRVGSTTGDGERFISERGIFQNSRFRGDGYFGGRGYGRNELRNNGKLTSRPKSNGGRYTEYRYQRVDRS, encoded by the exons ATGACAGTTCCAGGAGCAACTCATTTTGATCCAATGTTTTTCACTACTGAAGCAATCGGAAATGCCTTTGTTGGCCAGTACTATTATGTACTGTGCAACTCCCCAGGGCTGGCTCCTAAATTTTATAATGAATCTAGTATTCTAAGCCGACCAAATTCGGATGGCATTATGACATCAGTGACTACCTTGAAA GATATTGAAGAAAAATTGAAGTCACTGAATTTTGTGAATTCTTTGCCACAAATTGAGACAGTAGATGCTCAAGACTCTTATCATTCAGGGATCATTGTTGTTGTCACAGGTTCTTTAAGTGGAACAGATAATGTGAGGAGGAAATTCACTCAAACTTTCTTTTTAGCTCCACAAGAGAAGGGGTATTTTGTGCTGAACGATGTTTTTAGGTGTGTCGGGGAAGCTGAGCAGTTGGAGATGTACTCCAAACCAGTTGATTGTGATAATGAAAGTTCTCCAACTGCTCCCTTGGTGTCTACTACAG CTCTGAATGGTGAAGAGGAAGCTTGTAATCTCTTGGATAAGGAGAAAGAACCTGAGATGATAAAAGAGACTTTTGATGAACAGACAAATACTACTGTTCAGGATTATAAAGAAACGGTGAACAGCTCAGATTCATCTGGAAATCTGAAAGAAGTTAAATCTTATGCATCAATG GTAAAGGTACCAAAGGATGCTGCAAGTGGAGGTAGTAATTTAAGGTGGACTCCTACTAAAACTAGTCCCAGAACACTTGGGTCTACAAATCTTTCTGTTGAACCAACTGCATCACCTCTAACCAGCGATATTGGTCCCCAAAGTACTAGTCTTAAAGGAG CTAAAGGGCATTCCATCTACATACGGAATCTGCCTTTAGATGCTACAGTGGTCCTCGTTAGTGAAGAATTTGCAAGGTTTGGGCCTATAAATGATGGTGGTGTACAAGTCAAAACTCATAAG GATTATGGATATCGTTACGGCTTTGTTGAATTTCAATCTTTGGACTCCATGCAGAATGCAGTGAAG GAATCACCTCTTAAAATTGGGGGACGTCGTGTTGTGGTGGAGGAGAAGAGATCTACTATTAGAG TTGGAAGCACCACCGGAGATGGTGAGAGGTTCATCTCCGAGAGGGGTATATTTCAGAACAGCAGGTTTAGGGGAGATGGTTACTTTGGTGGCAGGGGATATGGCAGGAATGAGCTTAGGAACAATGGGAAGCTCACAAGCCGGCCAAAGAGTAACGGTGGAAGATACACTGAGTATCGCTATCAACGTGTGGACCGGAGTTGA
- the LOC108228149 gene encoding replication protein A 70 kDa DNA-binding subunit B: MMKSVSPDAISKMMANPSPDSSSDDYPEIVVQVLDLKLTGNSRFRFVANDGKMKLDGMFPSSLSSEVNSGNIQNLGLIRIVDYTLNDIPLKNKKYLIVTKCEVVSPPLEAEIVDVVKNEEAGILLKPKQDMKVKSHMQGPDIILKPKQETFTKSAAQIFHEQNGNMAPSARMGMSRRVHPLVSLNPYQGNWTIKVRLTNKGNLRNYKNARGEGCVFNVELTDEDGTQIQATMFNESAKKFYDRFQLGKAYYISKGTLRVANKQFKTVANDYEMTLNENSMVEEASEEGTFIPETKFNFIPIDQLGPYVNNSELVDVIGVVQSVSPTMSIRRKSNNETIPKRDITIADESKKTVVVSLWNDLATTIGQELLDIADQSPVIAIKSLKVGDFQGVSLSSLSRSVIVVNPETPESKKLKSWYDSEGKESPMASVGTGLSPSSKSGGRSMYSDRVSISYITSNPSLGEEKPVFFSAKGYISFIKPDQSMWYRACKTCNKKVTEAIGSGFWCEGCQKNDDQCNLRYIMVAKVADASGEAMLSFFNDQAETVVGCSAEELDSLKSQEEDGTPYQMKLKEATWVPHLFRVSVVPQEYNNEKRQRITVRTVAPVDYAAESRFLLEEISKIKGSH; the protein is encoded by the exons ATGATGAAATCGGTGAGCCCAGATGCCATCTCGAAAATGATGGCAAACCCATCTCCAGATTCGTCTTCTGATGATTACCCAGAAATTGTCGTGCAAGTTCTTGATCTTAAGCTTACCGGCAATAGTCGTTTcag GTTTGTAGCTAATGATGGGAAGATGAAGCTTGATGGAATGTTCCCCTCCAGCTTGTCATCTGAAGTCAACTCTGGGAACATTCAGAACTTGGGACTTATTCGTATTGTTGATTACACACTTAATGACATCCCTCTAAAGAACAAAAA GTACCTTATAGTGACAAAATGTGAAGTTGTGTCTCCTCCACTTGAAGCGGAAATTGTTGATGTTGTGAAAAATGAAGAAGCAGGGATTCTGCTGAAGCCCAAACAGGACATGAAAGTCAAGAGTCATATGCAGGGACCTGACATCATCTTGAAGCCAAAGCAAGAAACGTTTACTAAATCAGCTGCACAAATATTCCATGAACAGAATGGAAA TATGGCCCCTTCTGCACGGATGGGAATGTCACGAAGAGTTCATCCACTTGTTTCTTTGAATCCATATCAAGGAAACTGGACCATAAAGGTTCGGCTTACAAACAAAGGAAACCTGCGCAACTATAAGAATGCCAGAGGGGAAGGCTGTGTTTTTAATGTCGAGTTGACAGATGAAGAT GGCACACAAATTCAAGCAACAATGTTCAATGAGTCTGCGAAGAAGTTTTATGACAGGTTTCAACTTGGAAAGGCCTACTATATATCAAAGGGAACTCTCAGAGTTGCTAACAAGCAGTTCAAGACAGTAGCTAATGATTATGAGATGACATTAAATGAAAATTCAATGGTGGAAGAGGCCAGTGAAGAAGGAACTTTCATCCCcgaaacaaaatttaattttattcccaTTGATCAGTTGGGGCCATATGTCAATAACTCCGAGCTTGTTG ATGTTATTGGTGTGGTGCAAAGTGTATCTCCTACGATGAGTATTCGGAGAAAAAGTAACAATGAGACTATTCCAAAGCGTGACATAACTATTGCAGATGAGAG TAAGAAGACTGTTGTGGTGTCATTGTGGAATGATCTTGCTACCACTATTGGACAAGAACTGTTGGATATTGCTGATCAATCTCCAGTAATTGCAATTAAATCTCTAAAAGTTGGAGATTTTCAAG GTGTGTCCTTGTCTTCATTAAGCAGAAGTGTTATTGTGGTGAATCCAGAGACACCCGAATCAAAAAAGCTGAAGTCTTG GTATGATTCTGAAGGCAAAGAAAGTCCAATGGCTTCTGTAGGCACTGGCTTGAGCCCCTCTTCCAAGAGCGGAGGTCGATCCATGTACAGTGACAGAGTATCCATATCATACATAACATCTAACCCATCCTTGGGTGAGGAGAAG CCTGTATTCTTCAGTGCCAAGGGTTACATAAGCTTTATCAAGCCAGATCAGTCAATGTGGTATCGAGCTTGCAAGACGTGCAACAAGAAAGTTACTGAAGCTATCGGATCTGGATTCTGGTGTGAAGGATGCCAGAAGAATGACGATCAATGCAATTTGAG ATATATAATGGTTGCTAAAGTTGCTGATGCAAGTGGTGAAGCTATGCTGTCTTTTTTCAACGATCAAGCTGAGACTGTAGTTGGCTGCTCTGCAGAAGAGCTCGACAGCTTAAAATCACAG GAGGAAGATGGAACTCCTTAtcagatgaaactaaaagaagCGACATGGGTGCCTCACCTATTCCGAGTGAGCGTAGTCCCACAGGAGTACAACAACGAGAAGCGGCAAAGAATTACTGTCAGAACTGTTGCTCCAGTTGACTATGCTGCTGAATCTAGATTTCTGCTGGAAGAGATTTCTAAAATTAAAGGCtctcattaa
- the LOC108228150 gene encoding presenilin-like protein At2g29900, with protein sequence MAQNPKPRSIIESLGEEIVRIITPVSICMFSVVILVSILNNSESSSASITSVATIAYSEDSSDSFWDKFEGALLNSLVFVAVVTVVTFILVLLFYLRCTSFLKYYMGFSAFLVLGFMGGEIGLFLNQYFSVPVDCVTFLLVLFNFTVVGVLAVFMSKMAIFVTQGYLVVIGMLVAYWFTLLPEWTTWMLLVAMSLYDLAAVLLPGGPLRLLVELAMARDEDIPALVYEARPVLASDLSPRENVIPRRLWREPRSGDSTLNENMTTRSNVVPNVNAVSRLESSQTVGSIVNAEEGQGSRGISELTAPLIEHRINVQMHLAQQAVETENLVLEGIGLGSSGAIKLGLGDFIFYSVLVGRAAMYDFMTVYACYLAIIAGLGITLVLLAFYQKALPALPVSVLLGVLFYLLTRLLLEVFVVQCSVNLIMF encoded by the coding sequence ATGGCTCAAAACCCCAAACCCAGAAGCATTATTGAATCTTTAGGTGAAGAAATTGTGAGAATCATAACCCCTGTTTCAATTTGTATGTTTTCCGTTGTGATTCTTGTGTCAATCTTGAACAATTCAGAGTCTTCTTCTGCATCGATCACAAGTGTAGCCACTATTGCTTACTCTGAGGACTCTTCAGATTCATTTTGGGATAAATTTGAAGGTGCCCTTTTGAATTCACTTGTTTTTGTTGCTGTTGTCACTGTTGTTACCTTCATTTTGGTGCTGCTTTTTTACTTGAGATGTACTAGTTTCTTGAAATATTACATGGGGTTTTCTGCTTTTCTTGTGTTGGGTTTTATGGGTGGTGAGATTGGTCTGTTCTTGAATCAGTATTTTAGTGTTCCTGTGGATTGTGTTACATTTTTGTtggttttgtttaattttactGTGGTGGGGGTTTTGGCTGTGTTTATGTCAAAAATGGCGATTTTTGTGACACAAGGGTATTTGGTTGTGATTGGGATGTTGGTTGCTTATTGGTTTACGCTTTTGCCTGAGTGGACTACTTGGATGCTGTTGGTCGCTATGTCGTTGTATGATCTGGCGGCTGTTTTGTTGCCTGGGGGGCCATTGAGGCTTTTGGTTGAGCTTGCGATGGCTAGGGATGAAGATATTCCAGCTTTGGTTTATGAGGCCAGGCCGGTTTTGGCTAGTGATCTGTCACCGAGGGAAAATGTGATTCCAAGACGGTTATGGAGGGAACCTCGGAGTGGTGATTCTACTTTAAATGAGAATATGACCACTAGGTCCAATGTAGTTCCGAATGTTAATGCTGTTTCGAGGCTGGAAAGTAGTCAAACTGTAGGTAGTATTGTCAATGCCGAGGAGGGGCAGGGATCAAGAGGGATATCTGAGCTTACTGCACCGCTAATTGAACATAGAATTAATGTGCAGATGCATTTAGCACAGCAGGCTGTCGAAACGGAAAACTTGGTTCTGGAGGGAATTGGATTAGGATCATCGGGTGCAATCAAGCTGGGACTCGGGGACTTCATCTTTTATAGTGTGTTAGTTGGTAGAGCTGCAATGTACGATTTCATGACAGTGTATGCATGCTATCTTGCTATTATAGCCGGACTTGGCATTACTCTGGTGCTCCTTGCCTTTTATCAGAAAGCTTTGCCTGCTCTTCCCGTGTCTGTTCTGCTAGGTGTGTTGTTTTATCTATTGACTCGGCTATTACTTGAAGTTTTTGTTGTGCAATGTTCTGTGAACTTAATAATGTTTTAG